A window of the Zeugodacus cucurbitae isolate PBARC_wt_2022May chromosome 2, idZeuCucr1.2, whole genome shotgun sequence genome harbors these coding sequences:
- the LOC105221685 gene encoding DNA ligase 1 isoform X4, with protein MDFLDEWFLSQVPAPPPLPSLVPKAPPPPPPPLGAPGEKRNLSETQKAALEKLKTRPRRRPDWSEMMKEVESGRKLRHVECNDRSQPILTCKSMTKVDNKFIYETEKDNSHNKLLKQIQGGIKLKPTQTNDRSKPFIGGLRKFRKQMTIEEQIQKSQSKINLLAEAATAAVGATVGSSGTTDPVAITNSIVAALSIDDPSGDELDDIDKIRDDLQSTKQMLALELRNREAQDRENKKLLAQIATLEAELEREKSREKNLEYGSRIIVATMDPTPASEEAYLNSLKQEADDARKSAKDLETKYLDTGELLDQAKSEIEEQKRTIQMLERKLAQALQVEETSMPCPICAKRQQAKYFYSYDDPDDGESYYGFENFANGYTNKGGSSLNGSRRPSDVHGGRDSSPELELDVSESDPDEPEEKKLERRDRRIAKEVKVLRTKLTKVKVKREAAKKEKLALKQAMKKNHLILKEENKKFKKLEKEVQKMAASMKDDEEDEEGDDEKDEEAEDEEDEDESEEEEESEESESEESEAETESESEGEDASNADKKSNLEPRVKKHESRLLAMKKCNVLLQANVDNLQDEITQIRAKAANLQAELDAVLADLGF; from the exons ATGGACTTTCTGGACGAGTGGTTCTTGTCACAAG TTCCCGCGCCACCGCCGCTGCCTTCACTGGTGCCCAAAGCACccccaccaccgccaccaccattGGGCGCTCCCGGCGAGAAACGAAATCTAAGTGAAACACAAAAGGCCGCCTTAGAAAAACTTAA GACGCGGCCGCGCAGGCGTCCAGACTGGTCAGAAATGATGAAGGAGGTAGAGTCCGGCCGGAAATTGCGCCATGTGGAATGCAATGACAG ATCTCAGCCGATTCTTACATGCAAATCGATGACGAAAGTGGATAATAAGTTTATATACGAAACCGAAAAGGATAACTCACACAATAAGTTGCTTAAACAAATTCAGGGTGGCATCAAACTAAAGCCCACACAAACGAACGATCGTAGTAAACCGTTCATTGGGGGATTACGGAAGTTCCGCAAGCAGATGACCATAGAGGAACAGATACAGAAGTCCCAGTCGAAGATTAACCTGTTAGCGGAG GCTGCTACAGCTGCTGTTGGCGCCACTGTAGGCTCTTCCGGCACCACTGACCCGGTCGCTATCACAAATAGTATTGTGGCTGCCCTCTCGATTGATGATCCTAGTGGTGATGAACTTGACGACATTGACAAAATACGTGATGATCTTCAAAGCACGAAGCAAATGTTGGCACTGGAACTACGCAATCGTGAAGCGCAGGACcgtgaaaataagaaattgcTTGCACAAATAGCCACACTAGAAGCGGAGTTGGAGCGCGAAAAATCACGCGAAAAGAATCTGGAATATGGTTCTCGTATTATTGTAGCAACCATGGATCCCACACCGGCCAGCGAGGAGGCATACTTGAATTCACTTAAACAAGAAGCAGATGACGCTCGCAAATCAGCGAAAGACCTGGAGACAAAATATCTAGATACAGGAGAATTATTAGATCAAGCTAAGAGTGAGATTGAAGAACAAAAACGAACGATACAGATGCTAGAGCGAAAATTAGCGCAGGCATTGCAG GTTGAAGAAACAAGCATGCCATGCCCCATATGCGCTAAAAGACAACaagctaaatatttttattcatatgaTGATCCAGATGATGGCGAATCATATTATGGCTTTGAAAATTTTGCTAACGGCTATACTAACAAG GGAGGTAGTTCTTTGAACGGATCCCGACGTCCGAGCGACGTGCATGGTGGACGCGATAGTTCTCCCGAATTAGAATTAGATGTGAGCGAGAGTGATCCAGATGAACCGGAAGAGAAGAAATTGGAACGGCGCGATCGTCGCATCGCCAAGGAAGTGAAAGTGCTTCGTACTAAACTAACAAAGGTAAAGGTTAAACGTGAAGCAgctaaaaaggaaaaattagcATTGAAGCAAGCTATGAAGAAGAATCATCTCATACTCAA AGAGGAAAAtaagaagtttaaaaaattagagAAAGAGGTTCAAAAGATGGCTGCTTCCATGAAAGACGACGAGGAAGACGAGGAAGGTGATGATGAAAAG GACGAAGAAGCAGAAGATGAGGAGGATGAAGACGAGTCTGAGGAAGAAGAAGAGTCCGAAGAATCAGAATCAGAAGAAAGTGAAGCAGAAACTGAAAGCGAGTCCGAAGGCGAG GACGCTAGCAATGCCGATAAGAAGAGTAATCTAGAACCTCGAGTAAAGAAACACGAAAGTCGCCTTTTAGCGATGAAGAAATGCAATGTGCTATTGCAGGCCAATGTTGACAATTTACAGGATGAGATTACACAAATTCGTGCAAAGGCAGCGAATTTACAAGCCGAATTAGATGCAGTATTGGCCGATCTGGGCTTCTAA
- the LOC105221685 gene encoding DNA ligase 1 isoform X2: MPFVAPKSTTTSTTGRTTFRPPWVKDDSTANAKPSVPWAKKTAATTADKEKDKEKENGAKAASTLAAKKSTAPATSNSIAKKVNETTAAAKKPAEPTKKAVVEPVKKNAEPAKKVIEPVKRVVEPAKKVVAPIKKAPEPVVTKKPTATAATKPTTAPVKKKEPTPSSSEEEETEEEEEETEEEESEEEESEEEEEESEEDANENEVEDLEGLSDLEFSENEFTQPSLRLGVKLKKTPQVKKKENESELSRRFSIEKPKLRPVMVKRDKSMKKVEGDSDDDEDENEEERERQLRFKLEKPKLRHVKREEKPLPSKSTEDIMKIRPVLKKVSKIDEILKEPKEEPKPEFKTKQLRKAPSIKREPSMKNVPAPPPLPSLVPKAPPPPPPPLGAPGEKRNLSETQKAALEKLKTRPRRRPDWSEMMKEVESGRKLRHVECNDRSQPILTCKSMTKVDNKFIYETEKDNSHNKLLKQIQGGIKLKPTQTNDRSKPFIGGLRKFRKQMTIEEQIQKSQSKINLLAEAATAAVGATVGSSGTTDPVAITNSIVAALSIDDPSGDELDDIDKIRDDLQSTKQMLALELRNREAQDRENKKLLAQIATLEAELEREKSREKNLEYGSRIIVATMDPTPASEEAYLNSLKQEADDARKSAKDLETKYLDTGELLDQAKSEIEEQKRTIQMLERKLAQALQGGSSLNGSRRPSDVHGGRDSSPELELDVSESDPDEPEEKKLERRDRRIAKEVKVLRTKLTKVKVKREAAKKEKLALKQAMKKNHLILKEENKKFKKLEKEVQKMAASMKDDEEDEEGDDEKDEEAEDEEDEDESEEEEESEESESEESEAETESESEGEDASNADKKSNLEPRVKKHESRLLAMKKCNVLLQANVDNLQDEITQIRAKAANLQAELDAVLADLGF; this comes from the exons ATGCCATTCGTTGCGCCGAAGAGCACTACCACCAGCACCACCGGACGCACCACTTTTCGGCCGCCATGGGTGAAGGACGATTCGACCGCCAATGCCAAGCCCTCAGTCCCGTGGGCGAAAAAGACAGCTGCCACAACAGCCGATAAGGAGAAGGACAAAGAGAAAGAAAATGGTGCAAAAGCGGCTTCTACCTTGGCAGCCAAGAAGTCCACGGCTCCGGCAACCAGCAACTCCATTGcgaaaaaagtaaatgaaacaACTGCGGCTGCAAAAAAGCCTGCCGAGCCGACAAAAAAAGCCGTCGTAGAGCCTGTGAAAAAGAACGCTGAGCCAGCGAAGAAAGTGATTGAACCGGTTAAACGCGTAGTAGAGCCTGCTAAGAAAGTAGTGGCACCTATTAAGAAGGCGCCAGAGCCCGTGGTAACCAAAAAGCCAACTGCGACTGCGGCAACGAAACCAACTACTGCACCAGTAAAGAAGAAAGAACCAACTCCATCATCATCAGAAGAAGAGGAGactgaagaagaggaagaagagaCTGAGGAAGAAGAGAGCGAAGAAGAAGAGagcgaagaagaagaggaagaaagtGAGGAGGATGCAAATGAGAACGAAGTGGAAGATCTCGAAGGACTGTCCGATTTAGAGTTTTCGGAAAACGAATTTACACAACCATCCCTGAGACTGGGCGTGAAACTAAAGAAGACACCACAAGTCAAAAAGAAGGAGAATGAAAGTGAGTTATCAAGACGCTTCTCAATTGAAAAACCAAAATTACGACCGGTCATGGTTAAGCGCGACAAGTCCATGAAAAAAGTTGAAGGTGACAGCGACGATGACGAAGACGAAAACGAAGAAGAACGGGAACGTCAGTTGCGTTTTAAATTAGAGAAACCGAAATTGCGACACGTTAAACGCGAAGAAAAACCCTTGCCAAGTAAGAGTACCGAGGATATTATGAAAATACGGCCCGTTTTGAAAAAGGTTTCCAAAATCGACGAAATACTCAAAGAGCCCAAAGAAGAGCCTAAACCCGAATTCAAAACTAAACAGTTGCGTAAGGCACCGTCAATCAAACGCGAGCCCAGCATGAAAAACG TTCCCGCGCCACCGCCGCTGCCTTCACTGGTGCCCAAAGCACccccaccaccgccaccaccattGGGCGCTCCCGGCGAGAAACGAAATCTAAGTGAAACACAAAAGGCCGCCTTAGAAAAACTTAA GACGCGGCCGCGCAGGCGTCCAGACTGGTCAGAAATGATGAAGGAGGTAGAGTCCGGCCGGAAATTGCGCCATGTGGAATGCAATGACAG ATCTCAGCCGATTCTTACATGCAAATCGATGACGAAAGTGGATAATAAGTTTATATACGAAACCGAAAAGGATAACTCACACAATAAGTTGCTTAAACAAATTCAGGGTGGCATCAAACTAAAGCCCACACAAACGAACGATCGTAGTAAACCGTTCATTGGGGGATTACGGAAGTTCCGCAAGCAGATGACCATAGAGGAACAGATACAGAAGTCCCAGTCGAAGATTAACCTGTTAGCGGAG GCTGCTACAGCTGCTGTTGGCGCCACTGTAGGCTCTTCCGGCACCACTGACCCGGTCGCTATCACAAATAGTATTGTGGCTGCCCTCTCGATTGATGATCCTAGTGGTGATGAACTTGACGACATTGACAAAATACGTGATGATCTTCAAAGCACGAAGCAAATGTTGGCACTGGAACTACGCAATCGTGAAGCGCAGGACcgtgaaaataagaaattgcTTGCACAAATAGCCACACTAGAAGCGGAGTTGGAGCGCGAAAAATCACGCGAAAAGAATCTGGAATATGGTTCTCGTATTATTGTAGCAACCATGGATCCCACACCGGCCAGCGAGGAGGCATACTTGAATTCACTTAAACAAGAAGCAGATGACGCTCGCAAATCAGCGAAAGACCTGGAGACAAAATATCTAGATACAGGAGAATTATTAGATCAAGCTAAGAGTGAGATTGAAGAACAAAAACGAACGATACAGATGCTAGAGCGAAAATTAGCGCAGGCATTGCAG GGAGGTAGTTCTTTGAACGGATCCCGACGTCCGAGCGACGTGCATGGTGGACGCGATAGTTCTCCCGAATTAGAATTAGATGTGAGCGAGAGTGATCCAGATGAACCGGAAGAGAAGAAATTGGAACGGCGCGATCGTCGCATCGCCAAGGAAGTGAAAGTGCTTCGTACTAAACTAACAAAGGTAAAGGTTAAACGTGAAGCAgctaaaaaggaaaaattagcATTGAAGCAAGCTATGAAGAAGAATCATCTCATACTCAA AGAGGAAAAtaagaagtttaaaaaattagagAAAGAGGTTCAAAAGATGGCTGCTTCCATGAAAGACGACGAGGAAGACGAGGAAGGTGATGATGAAAAG GACGAAGAAGCAGAAGATGAGGAGGATGAAGACGAGTCTGAGGAAGAAGAAGAGTCCGAAGAATCAGAATCAGAAGAAAGTGAAGCAGAAACTGAAAGCGAGTCCGAAGGCGAG GACGCTAGCAATGCCGATAAGAAGAGTAATCTAGAACCTCGAGTAAAGAAACACGAAAGTCGCCTTTTAGCGATGAAGAAATGCAATGTGCTATTGCAGGCCAATGTTGACAATTTACAGGATGAGATTACACAAATTCGTGCAAAGGCAGCGAATTTACAAGCCGAATTAGATGCAGTATTGGCCGATCTGGGCTTCTAA